One part of the Theropithecus gelada isolate Dixy chromosome 5, Tgel_1.0, whole genome shotgun sequence genome encodes these proteins:
- the LOC112624527 gene encoding LOW QUALITY PROTEIN: small ubiquitin-related modifier 2-like (The sequence of the model RefSeq protein was modified relative to this genomic sequence to represent the inferred CDS: inserted 1 base in 1 codon), whose translation MADEKPKEGVKTENNNHINLKVAGQDGSVVQFKIKRHTPLSKLMKAYCERQGLSMRQIRFRFDXQPINETDTPAQLEIEDEDTIDVFQQQTGGVY comes from the exons ATGGCCGACGAAAAGCCCAAGGAAGGAGTCAAGACTGAGAACAACAATCATATTAATTTGAAGGTGGCGGGGCAGGATGGTTCTGTGGTGCAGTTTAAGATTAAGAGACATACACCACTTAGTAAACTAATGAAAGCCTATTGTGAACGACAGGGATTGTCAATGAGGCAGATCAGATTCCGATTCG AGCAACCAATCAATGAAACAGACACACCTGCACAGTTGGAAATAGAGGATGAAGATACAATTGATGTGTTCCAACAGCAGACGGGAGGTGTCTACTGA